The following are encoded in a window of Streptomyces sp. 11x1 genomic DNA:
- a CDS encoding NAD(P)-dependent alcohol dehydrogenase: protein MDDRTMKAVLFDRFGGPEVLYVGRVPRPGPAPGEVLVRVRAFSVNGGELAARSGRARLITGRKFPQRVGLDFTGEIAELGSGATGVAVGDQVWGVLGRTSGFGSAAQYVTVRPELLGRVPDGLDLVAAAALPVATTAVTALRDKAALSPGERLLVRGGAGGVGNAAVQLGQAYGAEVTALARAANLDFVRTLGAHHAADHRTVSPAELGLFDVVLDTAGTDLRTVRRMLKPGGRMVTIAVDLTRPAASLGYIAASAVHGRGRVRFFSGNPGRAHLDDLARHVTEGKLRPAVDTVFPLEETAAAHRALEAGGVRGKYVVQVD from the coding sequence ATGGACGACCGCACGATGAAAGCCGTACTGTTCGACCGCTTCGGCGGCCCCGAGGTGCTGTATGTGGGCCGGGTCCCACGTCCCGGGCCGGCACCTGGCGAAGTCCTCGTGCGCGTGCGCGCGTTCAGCGTCAACGGCGGTGAGCTGGCTGCCCGTTCCGGAAGGGCCCGCCTCATCACGGGCCGGAAGTTCCCGCAGCGCGTCGGGCTGGACTTCACTGGTGAAATCGCCGAACTCGGCTCCGGCGCCACCGGCGTGGCGGTCGGCGACCAGGTGTGGGGTGTCCTGGGCCGCACCTCCGGATTCGGCAGCGCCGCCCAGTACGTGACCGTACGCCCCGAGCTGCTCGGACGGGTCCCGGACGGGCTGGACCTGGTGGCCGCCGCCGCGCTGCCGGTGGCCACCACCGCCGTCACGGCTCTGCGCGACAAGGCCGCGCTGAGCCCCGGCGAACGGCTGCTCGTACGGGGCGGGGCAGGCGGCGTCGGCAACGCCGCCGTCCAGCTCGGACAGGCGTACGGCGCCGAGGTCACGGCCCTGGCCCGCGCTGCCAACCTCGACTTCGTCCGTACGCTCGGTGCGCACCATGCCGCCGACCACCGGACCGTGTCACCTGCGGAACTCGGACTGTTCGACGTGGTCCTCGACACGGCGGGCACCGACCTGCGTACCGTACGGCGGATGCTGAAACCCGGCGGACGCATGGTCACCATCGCCGTCGACCTGACGCGACCCGCCGCCTCGCTGGGCTACATCGCGGCCAGCGCTGTTCACGGACGCGGCCGAGTGCGCTTCTTCAGCGGCAACCCCGGACGCGCCCACCTCGACGACCTGGCCCGCCATGTGACGGAGGGAAAACTGCGGCCGGCGGTGGACACGGTCTTCCCGCTGGAAGAGACAGCGGCGGCACACCGGGCCCTGGAGGCGGGCGGGGTGCGGGGCAAGTACGTGGTCCAGGTCGACTAG
- a CDS encoding MerR family transcriptional regulator, translating to MHSIGETARDSGLGVSALRFYDRAGVLVPAWVDPVSGYRWYAPEQLEEARLLGRLRRAGMPLADIRLVLAGWGGADTELVRGLLQAHLRRLESGLSDARSEFSTLRALLDHRETASMTSLHTTTAARFSVPAPEVAAALDAVRFAAGTDAELPMLGGILFDIEGELLHLVATDRYRMAVARTRTTGHGGPRTQVVVPLPLADAMRALLTGEEPAELIVDGDRVTLETGDRQAAGQSLGGEFPDYRRLVHLPAGRRARVGAVAFRQALETGPVRAGETPEQDSEPYDLSVLRVAENGTVIVCDDSDDDPNNVAVNRDLLLDALTAGARDELIMELGAPTAPLAIRRPDDEHAFSLLMPVRLED from the coding sequence ATGCACAGCATTGGAGAAACGGCCCGGGACAGCGGGCTCGGGGTGAGTGCCCTGCGGTTCTACGACCGTGCCGGCGTGCTGGTCCCCGCTTGGGTGGACCCGGTGAGCGGATACCGCTGGTACGCACCCGAACAGCTCGAAGAGGCCCGGCTCCTTGGCCGGTTGCGTCGGGCGGGCATGCCGCTGGCCGACATCCGGCTCGTCCTGGCCGGCTGGGGCGGCGCGGACACGGAACTGGTGCGCGGTCTTCTGCAGGCGCACCTGCGCCGTCTCGAGTCGGGGCTGTCCGATGCCCGCAGCGAGTTCTCCACACTCCGAGCCCTACTCGACCACAGGGAGACAGCCTCCATGACCTCGCTTCACACCACCACCGCCGCCCGGTTCTCCGTGCCCGCGCCGGAGGTGGCCGCCGCGTTGGACGCGGTCCGTTTCGCGGCCGGTACCGACGCGGAGCTGCCGATGCTCGGCGGGATCCTGTTCGACATCGAGGGAGAACTGCTCCACCTCGTGGCCACCGATCGCTACCGCATGGCGGTCGCGCGAACACGTACGACCGGGCACGGCGGGCCCCGGACGCAGGTGGTCGTACCTCTGCCGCTCGCCGACGCGATGCGGGCCCTGCTGACCGGCGAGGAGCCAGCCGAACTCATCGTGGACGGTGACCGGGTGACGCTCGAGACCGGGGACCGGCAGGCGGCAGGGCAGAGTCTCGGGGGCGAGTTCCCCGACTACCGCCGCCTCGTCCACCTCCCCGCCGGTCGCCGGGCCCGCGTCGGGGCAGTGGCCTTCCGCCAGGCCCTGGAGACCGGCCCTGTCCGCGCGGGCGAGACGCCTGAGCAGGACAGCGAGCCGTACGACCTGAGCGTGCTCCGGGTCGCGGAGAACGGGACCGTGATCGTCTGCGACGACAGTGACGACGACCCGAACAACGTTGCAGTCAACCGCGATCTCCTGCTGGACGCGCTCACCGCCGGGGCCCGGGACGAGCTGATCATGGAGCTGGGCGCGCCCACGGCACCGCTCGCGATCCGCCGGCCCGACGACGAGCACGCCTTCTCGCTGCTGATGCCGGTTCGTCTGGAGGACTAG
- a CDS encoding helix-turn-helix domain-containing protein — protein MTKQFTGSPDEADLRRADSLAREIFSDVANKWALLIIEALGEHTLRFGELRNEIEGISHKMLTQNLRMLERNGLVDRTVHPVVPPRVEYALTEPGQALRVTIDGLCDWTHRYLGHIETSRHRFDA, from the coding sequence GTGACCAAGCAGTTCACGGGCTCGCCCGACGAAGCGGATCTTCGGCGCGCGGATTCTCTGGCGCGGGAGATCTTTTCGGACGTTGCCAACAAATGGGCGCTTTTGATCATCGAGGCCCTGGGAGAGCACACCCTGCGCTTCGGCGAGCTGCGGAACGAGATCGAGGGCATCAGCCACAAGATGCTCACCCAGAACCTGCGCATGCTCGAACGCAACGGTCTGGTCGACCGGACGGTGCACCCCGTGGTGCCGCCCAGGGTCGAGTACGCCCTCACCGAGCCGGGCCAGGCCCTTCGGGTGACGATCGACGGACTGTGCGACTGGACCCACCGATACCTCGGCCACATCGAGACCTCCCGCCACCGCTTCGACGCCTGA
- a CDS encoding TerD family protein produces the protein MPELRKGENVAVGLGTVVAELHALGGTVDLSALLVAADGKVRSDDDLVFYNQPSAESGAIRHLAADSAGPERVEIDPAGLPADVERVVLVGSCDPDDMSRTFRDIENVLVRAAQLGADPVEFRPPFLTDGERAVLLMELYRRGETWKLRAIGQGYADGLAGLAIDFGIDVADEQAEPVEPPQATDAHTAPAASLTSLRKPPLGAISLDRAVRSPSAWTRRTASCW, from the coding sequence ATGCCGGAGCTGCGCAAGGGTGAGAACGTCGCGGTGGGCCTCGGGACCGTCGTCGCCGAACTGCACGCCTTGGGTGGCACGGTCGACCTCAGCGCTCTGCTGGTGGCGGCGGACGGCAAGGTGCGCTCCGACGACGACCTGGTCTTCTACAACCAGCCGTCCGCCGAGTCCGGCGCGATACGGCACCTCGCCGCTGATTCCGCAGGGCCCGAGCGCGTCGAGATCGACCCGGCCGGGCTCCCCGCGGACGTAGAGAGGGTGGTCCTGGTCGGCAGCTGCGACCCCGACGACATGAGCCGCACCTTCCGCGACATCGAGAACGTACTGGTCCGCGCCGCCCAACTCGGTGCCGACCCGGTCGAGTTCCGCCCACCCTTCCTCACCGACGGTGAACGCGCCGTACTCCTGATGGAGCTGTACCGCAGGGGCGAGACCTGGAAGCTGCGTGCCATCGGACAGGGCTACGCCGACGGCCTGGCGGGACTCGCCATCGACTTCGGCATCGACGTGGCCGACGAGCAGGCCGAGCCCGTGGAGCCCCCGCAGGCCACTGACGCACACACCGCTCCCGCCGCGTCCCTCACGAGCCTGCGCAAACCGCCGCTCGGCGCGATCAGCCTCGACAGGGCGGTCAGGTCGCCATCAGCCTGGACAAGGCGGACCGCGAGCTGTTGGTGA
- a CDS encoding ferredoxin reductase, which translates to MTSTALRSRAWKLLEMVTTPLLPSDYLDLVSPLRAGADLRGRIEAVHPETGDAATIVIRPGRGWRGHTAGQYVRIGVDVDGVRLWRAYSVTSPTNSQDGRVAITVKAIPDGKVSNHLVRRAKPGTLIQLDQATGDFVLPRAKPAKVLYLTAGSGITPVMGMLRDTEFDDVVMVHSAPRPQDVIFRDELHALVADQKLRLTEVHTDTDGMLDIARLYELVPDWAERETWACGPAGLLDAAEKHWAEHGVHERLHTERFRPGIVVAGEGGEVTFSGTGKTVDADGATPLLDVGEEAGVLMPSGCRMGICFGCVTPLRAGAVRDLRTGEITEAEPGVLIQTCVSAAAGPCDIER; encoded by the coding sequence ATGACGAGTACAGCCCTCCGCAGCAGGGCGTGGAAACTGCTGGAGATGGTCACGACGCCGCTGCTGCCGTCGGACTACCTTGACCTGGTCAGCCCGCTGCGTGCGGGCGCCGACCTGCGAGGGCGTATCGAGGCCGTGCACCCCGAGACGGGTGACGCCGCGACGATCGTGATCAGACCGGGACGGGGCTGGCGCGGTCACACGGCCGGCCAGTACGTGCGGATCGGGGTCGACGTCGACGGGGTGCGCCTGTGGCGTGCCTACTCGGTGACGTCGCCGACGAACAGCCAGGACGGCCGCGTCGCGATCACCGTGAAGGCGATCCCGGACGGCAAGGTCAGCAACCACCTGGTCCGCAGGGCGAAGCCGGGCACGCTGATCCAGCTCGACCAGGCGACCGGTGACTTCGTGCTGCCGCGGGCCAAGCCCGCCAAGGTGCTCTACCTGACGGCCGGCAGCGGCATCACGCCGGTGATGGGCATGCTGCGCGACACCGAGTTCGACGACGTCGTCATGGTCCACAGCGCGCCGCGGCCGCAGGACGTGATCTTCCGCGACGAGCTGCATGCCCTGGTCGCGGACCAGAAGCTGCGGCTCACCGAGGTGCACACCGACACCGACGGCATGCTCGACATCGCCCGTCTCTACGAACTCGTACCCGACTGGGCCGAGCGCGAGACCTGGGCCTGCGGGCCCGCGGGCCTGCTCGACGCCGCCGAAAAGCACTGGGCCGAGCACGGCGTGCACGAGCGCCTGCACACCGAACGCTTCCGCCCCGGCATCGTCGTCGCCGGTGAAGGCGGGGAGGTCACGTTCAGCGGCACCGGCAAGACCGTCGACGCGGACGGCGCCACGCCGCTTCTTGACGTCGGCGAGGAGGCCGGCGTGCTCATGCCCTCCGGGTGCCGCATGGGCATCTGCTTCGGCTGCGTCACGCCGCTCAGGGCGGGTGCCGTCCGCGACCTACGCACCGGCGAGATCACCGAGGCCGAGCCGGGCGTCCTCATCCAGACCTGTGTGTCCGCCGCCGCGGGCCCCTGCGACATCGAACGGTAG
- a CDS encoding helix-turn-helix domain-containing protein, with translation MSHAIRRVSELALDETTVTALRAALRTTADEVVQAIIDEVPPYAGALSGHMGATIRRAVRTALGHYLDLASGNATGGDAGDAAYELGRGEVRDGRSMDALLSAYRVGARVAWRCLAAGAVPAGLPAAEVAKFAELTFAYIDELSAASAAGHADELAARGRAHERHLEHLARDLLADASSDVLMASAQRAGWQPPVSLTAVLLPAAQARPAYRVLDPNTLVLDDLPDATGVLLVPDAERSHLLRQLTDRSAVVGPARPWARASASYARAVRARSLSADIRDTEDHLPELVLSADADAFADLRARALAPLRALPAATARRLEETLRAWLLHQGRRDEVAAALFVHPQTVRYRMSQLRELFPDLASPDRVLELTLAVGLRAG, from the coding sequence GTGAGTCATGCGATCCGTAGGGTCAGCGAGCTGGCCCTGGACGAGACGACGGTCACCGCACTTCGGGCCGCGCTGAGGACCACCGCCGACGAGGTCGTCCAGGCGATCATCGACGAGGTGCCTCCCTACGCGGGCGCCCTGTCGGGCCACATGGGCGCCACCATCCGCCGCGCCGTCCGCACCGCCCTGGGGCACTACCTGGACCTCGCGAGCGGGAACGCCACGGGCGGCGACGCCGGGGACGCGGCCTACGAGCTGGGCCGCGGCGAGGTCCGCGACGGCCGTTCGATGGACGCGCTGCTCAGCGCCTACCGCGTCGGCGCCCGCGTGGCCTGGCGATGCCTGGCAGCGGGCGCCGTCCCCGCGGGTCTGCCCGCCGCCGAGGTCGCCAAGTTCGCCGAGCTGACCTTCGCCTACATCGACGAGCTCTCCGCCGCGAGCGCCGCCGGCCACGCCGACGAACTGGCCGCCCGGGGCAGGGCCCACGAGCGCCACCTGGAACATCTGGCCCGCGACCTCCTCGCCGACGCGAGCTCGGACGTACTGATGGCCTCTGCGCAACGGGCCGGGTGGCAGCCTCCGGTTTCGCTGACCGCGGTCCTGCTGCCCGCCGCCCAGGCCCGGCCCGCCTACCGCGTGCTCGACCCGAACACCCTCGTCCTCGACGATCTGCCGGACGCCACCGGCGTGCTGCTCGTCCCCGACGCCGAACGATCACATCTCCTGCGGCAGCTGACCGACCGCAGCGCCGTGGTCGGCCCGGCCCGGCCGTGGGCGCGCGCTTCGGCCTCGTACGCGCGAGCCGTACGCGCGCGCTCCCTCTCCGCTGACATTCGCGACACCGAGGACCACCTGCCCGAGCTGGTGCTGAGCGCCGACGCGGACGCGTTCGCGGACCTGCGCGCCCGAGCCCTCGCCCCGCTGCGGGCCTTGCCTGCCGCGACCGCACGGCGGCTGGAGGAGACGTTGCGGGCGTGGCTGCTGCACCAGGGCAGGCGGGACGAGGTCGCGGCGGCGCTGTTCGTCCATCCCCAGACCGTCCGCTACCGCATGTCCCAGCTGCGGGAGCTGTTTCCGGACCTCGCATCGCCGGACCGGGTCCTCGAACTGACGCTGGCGGTTGGTCTGCGGGCCGGCTGA
- a CDS encoding acyl-CoA desaturase, with the protein MTAIDPTAHLTAKQIEELGRELDAIRDEVIASRGEKDAAYIRKVISAQRKLELVSRGVLLFSFFPPAWIIGTAGLSVAKIMDNMEIGHNILHGQWDWMRDPKIHSTTWEWDHVSPADQWKHSHNELHHTYTNVIGKDNDLGYGIMRVDEDQRWHPFHLGQPLWNFINACFFEYGIAAYDLELGKNLRKRRRNNPEFRARARAVGRKIRKQVLKDYVIHPLLSGPSFLTTLAATFTANLVRNIWSHSVIMCGHFPEGVQVFERRSIKGETRGQWYLRQMMGSANISGSKAMHFMSGNLSHQIEHHLFPDLPSNRYAEVAVKVRALFEKYELEYVTGPLPKQVFSAWRKVVRLSLPNKKPKVKTPDREQELLAA; encoded by the coding sequence TTGACCGCCATCGACCCCACCGCCCATCTGACCGCGAAGCAGATCGAGGAGCTCGGCCGCGAGCTGGACGCGATCCGCGACGAGGTGATCGCGAGCCGCGGCGAGAAAGACGCCGCCTACATCCGCAAGGTCATCTCGGCGCAGCGCAAGCTGGAGCTGGTCAGCCGGGGTGTGCTGCTGTTCTCGTTCTTCCCGCCCGCGTGGATCATCGGCACCGCGGGTCTGTCCGTGGCCAAGATCATGGACAACATGGAGATCGGCCACAACATCCTGCACGGCCAGTGGGACTGGATGCGGGACCCGAAGATCCACTCCACCACCTGGGAATGGGATCACGTCTCGCCGGCCGACCAGTGGAAGCACTCGCACAACGAGCTGCACCACACGTACACCAACGTGATCGGCAAGGACAACGACCTCGGCTACGGCATCATGCGCGTCGACGAGGACCAGAGGTGGCACCCGTTCCACCTCGGCCAGCCGCTGTGGAACTTCATCAACGCCTGCTTCTTCGAGTACGGCATCGCCGCGTACGACCTGGAACTCGGCAAGAACCTGCGCAAGCGCCGCCGCAACAACCCGGAGTTCCGCGCGCGGGCCAGGGCCGTGGGCCGCAAGATCCGCAAGCAGGTGCTCAAGGACTATGTGATCCACCCGCTGCTGTCGGGCCCGTCGTTCCTCACCACGCTCGCCGCCACGTTCACCGCGAACCTGGTCCGCAACATCTGGTCCCACTCGGTGATCATGTGCGGACACTTCCCCGAGGGTGTGCAGGTCTTCGAGCGCCGGTCGATCAAGGGCGAGACGCGCGGCCAGTGGTACCTGCGCCAGATGATGGGCTCGGCGAACATCAGCGGCAGCAAGGCCATGCACTTCATGTCCGGCAACCTGTCGCACCAGATCGAGCACCACCTGTTCCCCGACCTGCCGAGCAACCGGTACGCCGAGGTCGCGGTGAAGGTGCGCGCGCTGTTCGAGAAGTACGAGCTGGAGTACGTCACCGGACCGCTGCCCAAGCAGGTGTTCTCGGCGTGGCGCAAGGTGGTCCGGCTCTCACTGCCGAACAAGAAGCCCAAGGTCAAGACCCCGGACCGCGAACAGGAGCTCCTCGCGGCCTGA
- a CDS encoding FAD-dependent monooxygenase, which produces MGNTAVVVGAGIGGLAAAIGLRRIGWDVTVIERACLLEDAGAGISLAANGVRALDELGVGEAVRDASRGQYRGGTRTPEGRWLARMDGAVLEKAVGTPIMGIPRSTLHRLLREALPAERLLIGSEADSFRQIRPGTVRVGCGETVLDADLVVAADGIGSKVRSLLFPAHPGPVYSGSTVLRAITEQAVELPTDFELTWGQGAEFGHIAFRDGRAEWHAVLDLPAGTRFADPLAELRRRFRTWHDPIPALFDATRPAAVLHHDVNEIRTPLPSYTVGRIALLGDAAHAMTPNLGQGACQTLEDAVTLAAALAAEPTVDAALARYDAERRPRSQAVARAARRAGRMGQQLSHPLAVILRNTAMRWTPSHLATRMILRHHAWVPARLN; this is translated from the coding sequence ATGGGTAACACGGCAGTGGTGGTCGGAGCGGGCATCGGCGGGCTGGCCGCCGCGATCGGCCTGCGCCGCATCGGATGGGACGTGACGGTCATCGAGCGCGCGTGCCTGCTCGAAGACGCGGGGGCGGGCATTTCACTGGCCGCCAACGGAGTGCGGGCACTTGACGAACTCGGCGTCGGCGAGGCGGTACGGGATGCCTCGCGCGGCCAGTACAGAGGCGGCACCCGCACGCCTGAGGGCCGTTGGCTGGCCCGGATGGACGGCGCGGTGCTGGAGAAGGCGGTGGGTACGCCGATCATGGGCATCCCTCGCTCCACTTTGCACCGGCTGCTTCGCGAGGCCCTGCCCGCCGAGCGACTGCTGATCGGCTCCGAGGCCGACTCGTTCCGACAGATCCGCCCCGGGACGGTTCGAGTCGGCTGCGGCGAGACGGTCCTGGATGCCGATCTGGTGGTGGCGGCCGACGGCATCGGCAGCAAGGTGCGCAGTCTTCTCTTCCCAGCCCACCCCGGCCCGGTCTACAGCGGCTCGACAGTGCTGCGGGCCATCACTGAGCAGGCGGTCGAACTGCCCACCGACTTCGAGCTGACGTGGGGGCAGGGGGCCGAATTCGGGCACATCGCGTTTCGGGACGGGCGGGCCGAGTGGCACGCCGTCCTCGACCTGCCCGCCGGAACGCGGTTCGCCGACCCGCTGGCGGAACTGCGTCGGCGGTTCCGCACCTGGCACGACCCGATCCCCGCGCTGTTCGACGCGACGCGACCCGCAGCCGTACTGCATCACGACGTCAATGAAATCCGCACGCCGCTGCCCTCGTACACGGTCGGCCGGATCGCACTGCTCGGTGACGCGGCACACGCCATGACCCCCAACCTCGGACAGGGCGCCTGTCAGACGCTGGAGGACGCGGTCACCCTGGCCGCCGCGCTCGCCGCCGAGCCCACCGTCGACGCCGCGCTCGCACGCTACGACGCCGAGCGTCGGCCGCGCAGCCAGGCGGTGGCGCGCGCCGCCCGGCGAGCCGGGCGGATGGGCCAGCAGCTCTCCCACCCGCTGGCCGTCATCCTGCGCAACACGGCTATGCGGTGGACACCCTCCCACCTCGCGACCCGCATGATCCTTCGGCACCACGCCTGGGTCCCGGCTCGGCTGAACTGA
- a CDS encoding TetR family transcriptional regulator C-terminal domain-containing protein, translated as MASDRRTLLADAALDVLADEGIRGLTHRAVDRKAALPPGTTSAYFRTRAALLTGLVTRLVQLDQEELQSMAEQLPPIRTVEELVDGMVLLTRQRLTGEGRRRSLARYACAVESVRDPELREILVPRENAGREAVRLFLADQGVADAENRTRTLLTCIDGLIFDRLVSGGEVPREPLEGIAAAALR; from the coding sequence ATGGCTTCGGATCGGCGCACCCTCCTCGCGGACGCGGCTCTCGACGTCCTCGCCGACGAAGGGATCCGCGGCCTCACCCACCGGGCGGTCGACCGCAAGGCGGCTCTACCGCCCGGCACCACGTCGGCGTACTTTCGCACCCGGGCCGCGCTGCTCACCGGACTCGTCACTCGCCTTGTCCAACTCGACCAGGAGGAACTGCAATCGATGGCCGAGCAGCTCCCGCCCATCCGCACGGTCGAGGAACTGGTGGACGGCATGGTGTTGCTCACCCGTCAGCGACTCACCGGCGAGGGGCGCCGCCGCTCGCTCGCCCGCTACGCCTGTGCGGTCGAGAGCGTGCGGGACCCCGAACTGCGCGAGATCCTCGTGCCCCGCGAGAACGCCGGTCGCGAGGCCGTCCGGTTGTTCCTGGCCGATCAGGGCGTGGCGGACGCAGAGAACCGCACACGCACCCTCCTGACCTGCATCGACGGGCTGATCTTCGACCGACTGGTGAGCGGCGGCGAAGTGCCGCGCGAGCCCCTCGAAGGTATTGCCGCCGCCGCCCTGCGTTAG
- a CDS encoding DinB family protein encodes MKTTPDGRPIPPARADERVMLEAWLDLHRATLALKCSGLKDDQLRLAAASPSSITLLGLVQHAAEVERNWFQRVFAGQDMPPIFGENNVDGYALRPGRGLDEATAVWRAEIARGRELIADASLDDSGRLSAQEAGFVGDQEVSLRWIMVHMIEEYARHNGHADLIREQIDGLTGA; translated from the coding sequence ATGAAAACGACACCGGACGGACGGCCCATCCCACCCGCGCGTGCTGACGAGCGCGTCATGCTGGAGGCATGGCTGGACCTTCACCGTGCGACTCTCGCCCTGAAGTGTTCGGGCCTCAAGGACGATCAATTACGGCTTGCCGCAGCGTCACCCTCGTCGATCACGCTGCTCGGCCTCGTGCAGCACGCGGCAGAGGTGGAACGCAACTGGTTCCAGCGCGTATTCGCAGGTCAGGACATGCCGCCGATCTTCGGCGAGAACAACGTCGACGGCTATGCGCTTCGCCCGGGCCGAGGGCTCGACGAAGCTACGGCTGTCTGGCGAGCCGAGATCGCCCGAGGCCGTGAGCTGATCGCTGACGCATCGCTGGACGATTCCGGTCGCCTGTCCGCACAGGAAGCGGGCTTCGTCGGCGATCAGGAGGTCTCCCTGCGCTGGATCATGGTGCACATGATCGAGGAATACGCACGTCACAACGGTCATGCTGATCTCATTCGCGAGCAGATCGACGGACTTACCGGCGCATGA
- a CDS encoding helix-turn-helix domain-containing protein, with product MGESSRIAGQDSLRADARRNRRRILSAARLVFAEHGIDAPMATVARRAGVGVATLYRRFPTRDALVRATFAHQMDTCARALTDALADPDPWQGFQRLVETVCELQREERGFPAAFVTAFPDSTREHAREREQAERDFMTLVRRAQAAGALRADFHPSDIAVALLAHCGLVTALPGDRAASRRLVAYLLQSFRAEAAHGALPAPSALSLRSLPLAADGSQAQQPTRA from the coding sequence GTGGGGGAATCCTCTCGGATCGCGGGGCAGGACAGTCTGCGGGCCGACGCCCGGCGCAACCGGCGGCGCATCCTCTCGGCCGCCCGCCTGGTCTTCGCCGAGCACGGCATCGACGCACCCATGGCGACCGTGGCCCGACGGGCGGGGGTCGGTGTGGCGACGCTGTATCGGCGGTTCCCGACGCGGGACGCACTGGTACGGGCCACGTTTGCGCACCAGATGGACACCTGCGCTCGGGCGCTCACCGACGCCCTGGCCGACCCCGATCCGTGGCAGGGCTTCCAGCGGCTGGTCGAGACGGTCTGCGAACTGCAACGGGAAGAACGGGGCTTCCCGGCCGCGTTCGTCACGGCCTTTCCGGACAGCACACGAGAACACGCGCGCGAACGGGAGCAGGCCGAGCGGGACTTCATGACCCTGGTCCGCAGGGCACAGGCGGCGGGCGCGCTGCGAGCCGACTTCCACCCCTCCGACATCGCCGTGGCCCTGCTGGCCCACTGCGGTCTGGTCACCGCGCTGCCGGGCGACCGTGCGGCGTCCCGGCGTCTGGTGGCGTACTTGCTCCAGTCGTTCCGTGCCGAGGCGGCCCACGGAGCGCTGCCGGCGCCGAGCGCACTGTCACTGCGCAGCCTTCCGCTCGCGGCCGACGGCTCCCAGGCACAGCAACCCACCAGAGCCTGA
- a CDS encoding thioredoxin family protein: MTMRVHRPREDAEFDFILGKSGVPVLAYFTGTWPKAIEPCRVMDLVVGAVADDRAGRLTVVRADITRCPAATERFGITGAPSCVLLKEGEVVAHGTGPMSTAEVRQLLDDHL, translated from the coding sequence ATGACGATGCGGGTCCACCGCCCCCGTGAGGACGCGGAGTTCGATTTCATCCTCGGGAAGAGCGGAGTTCCGGTCCTCGCCTACTTCACCGGGACATGGCCCAAGGCGATCGAGCCCTGCCGGGTGATGGACCTTGTCGTGGGCGCCGTCGCCGACGACCGCGCGGGCCGCCTGACGGTCGTCCGCGCCGACATCACGCGTTGTCCGGCCGCGACCGAGCGATTCGGAATCACCGGAGCCCCGTCCTGCGTCCTGCTGAAGGAGGGAGAGGTGGTGGCCCATGGCACGGGGCCCATGTCCACCGCCGAGGTACGGCAACTGCTGGACGACCATCTCTGA